In the Pseudomonas orientalis genome, one interval contains:
- a CDS encoding LysR family transcriptional regulator encodes MDRFNAMRVFTRIVELGGFARAADSLQLPRASVTILIKQLEAHLGVQLLQRTTRQVSPTLDGAAYYQRCVQLLTDLEETEAVFSSRRQNPRGTLSIDMPSGIGRLIVIPALPTFTALYPQIELDIGLNDRPVDLIREGVDCVLRGGLALDESLVARPLAMMDQLTLASPAYLQRTGMPASLDELARHQMIEYVSSASGKRFGLEFQLGDKVRTLNLAKVVAVNSSDGYFAACEAGYGLIQAPHYHALKQLAEGTLVEVLPQVAVPKMALTALYPPHRQLSQRVRVFVDWLVALCAQPGNGLRR; translated from the coding sequence GTGGACCGTTTCAATGCCATGCGTGTATTCACCCGGATTGTGGAGTTGGGCGGTTTCGCCAGGGCGGCGGACAGCCTGCAACTGCCGCGCGCCTCGGTGACGATCCTGATCAAGCAATTGGAGGCGCACCTGGGCGTGCAACTGCTGCAACGCACTACGCGCCAGGTCAGCCCGACCCTGGACGGCGCGGCGTACTACCAGCGTTGCGTGCAGTTGCTGACGGACCTTGAGGAAACCGAGGCAGTGTTTTCCTCCCGTCGACAAAACCCGCGAGGCACGCTGAGCATCGATATGCCGTCGGGCATTGGCCGTCTGATCGTGATTCCGGCATTGCCGACGTTCACCGCGCTCTATCCGCAGATCGAGCTGGATATCGGGCTCAACGATCGTCCGGTGGATTTGATTCGCGAAGGGGTCGATTGCGTGCTGCGCGGTGGCCTGGCGCTGGACGAATCGCTGGTGGCGCGTCCGCTGGCGATGATGGACCAATTGACCCTGGCCAGCCCCGCGTATCTGCAGCGCACCGGCATGCCCGCCAGCCTGGACGAGCTGGCGCGGCACCAGATGATCGAGTATGTCTCCAGCGCCAGCGGCAAGCGCTTTGGCCTGGAATTCCAGCTCGGTGACAAGGTGCGCACGCTCAACCTGGCGAAGGTGGTGGCGGTAAACAGTTCTGATGGCTATTTCGCTGCCTGTGAGGCCGGCTACGGGCTGATCCAGGCGCCGCATTATCATGCGCTCAAGCAACTGGCCGAGGGCACGCTGGTGGAGGTGTTGCCGCAGGTGGCCGTGCCGAAAATGGCGTTGACGGCGCTGTACCCGCCGCATCGTCAGCTGTCCCAGCGGGTGAGGGTGTTTGTCGACTGGCTGGTGGCGCTGTGCGCGCAGCCGGGCAATGGTTTGCGGCGCTAG